CGGGCGTCATATCGTGTTTTCTCTGGCTACCGCCTAGCCAGAAAGACGTCCGCGCTTGGGCGGATGGCGCAAGCCCACCGCCCAAGTCGGGTTTTTCCCTGTCCGTGTACCGACGGGCAAAGCTGCGTATCCCTTATTTCGGCGAATTCGGCCGAGGTCGTACGCCGTGGGCGTCGATGCCTGCCCCTTGGATCGGCACGATGGTCGCGGTAGCCTTGAGCGCAGTTACATGCGCTGAATTGGGTTTGCGGTCATGACCGCAGCCAACACGCCGCCCTGGGGGACTGCATGCGGGAAATTGGAACCGTACCGAACGCGCGCGATGCCCAGCGCTTGGCCGATTACCTGTTGACGCTTGGAATTCGCAGCCGCGTTGAAGCGAAAGAGGACGGCTCTTCGATCTGGGTCTATGAGGAAGACCAGCGCGAGCGGGGGCGCCAGGAGCTAGAACAGTTTCTTAGTGCGCCCTCCGATGCACGCTACGAGCAGGCTACTCAGCAGGCACGACGCCTGGAGCGGGAGGCAGCGGCCCGGGAGAAGCGTTACAGCAAGAACGTCATCGATATGCGCGATCGTTGGGACACGGGCCGGCTCGGACGCCGTCCGGTCACGATGTCGCTGGTAGCGATCAGCTGCGGTGTGGCATTGATTTACGGCTTCGGTAATTCGGCCGAGGGCATCGTACGACTGAGCGAGCTATGGTTCCGAATTCCGGTCGTTGCCGATGGACATGTCTTAGGCTTTGCTCCACTTTCGGCCACGCTACAGGGACAATTGTGGCGGCTCGTGACGCCCATCTTTATTCACATGTTCCCCATGCACCTCCTCTTCAACATGTTTGCCACAATCGATCTGGGCTCTCAGGTCGAGTTGCGACTGGGGACCTGGCGCATGCTGGCAATGGTGTTGCTAGTCGCGATCGTGTCCAACGTCAGTCAAAACTGGTGGGTCGGACCGAACTTCGGCGGGATGTCCGGCGTCGCTTATGGGCTGTTTGGTTACATTTGGATACGAAGCCGCACGGATCCCACTTCCGGATTCTTCATGTACCCGACGACGGTGATGGTGATGATGTTGTGGTTGATTCTCTGCTACGTTGGTTTTTTCGGCTCCGTCGCTAACGCGGCTCATACCGGTGGACTGGCGATGGGCGCGGCACTGGCCTTTGCACCCACTATTTGGCGACGCCTGAACCTATGATTTCCTGGCCCGGCGACGTGTTGTGCTTCGTAGGTTGACTTTGCGGGCGACATTGCCGCAAAAAGAATCTCGCCATTGCTTGCGGCACTTGTCAGC
The window above is part of the Pirellulales bacterium genome. Proteins encoded here:
- a CDS encoding rhomboid family intramembrane serine protease; protein product: MREIGTVPNARDAQRLADYLLTLGIRSRVEAKEDGSSIWVYEEDQRERGRQELEQFLSAPSDARYEQATQQARRLEREAAAREKRYSKNVIDMRDRWDTGRLGRRPVTMSLVAISCGVALIYGFGNSAEGIVRLSELWFRIPVVADGHVLGFAPLSATLQGQLWRLVTPIFIHMFPMHLLFNMFATIDLGSQVELRLGTWRMLAMVLLVAIVSNVSQNWWVGPNFGGMSGVAYGLFGYIWIRSRTDPTSGFFMYPTTVMVMMLWLILCYVGFFGSVANAAHTGGLAMGAALAFAPTIWRRLNL